The DNA region GGCAAAGTCCACTTCCACTGCCTTCAGCAGATGAATCAGCGCATAGGCTGTGCCACGGCTTTCATAGAAAATATCATCGATTTTATTCCATGGGGTTTTCACATCGATCACGTCTTCCGTAACCGTTGACTGCTGAGCGGCAGCATCTCCAGCCAGGTCCGTATTCAACCGAGACTTGCCAACGCTGGCACTCAGACGCTGGGAAAGACTGCCAAGGCGGGTTTCAACATCAGCCAGCCATCGGGTCAGATTATCAGCCCGGGCATAGAACTGTGCTGGATCTTCCTTGCGCGGTAAACGGTTCATATAGCTTTCGAGCTTGTCGATACCACGACGGTACTCTTTTTCACTGGAAGGCAGAATCCAGCTTCTGGAATCAAAATTGAACTGTGGTTCAGCAATGGCAAGGTCCGCATCTTCACGGGACTGAGACTGGGAGCGGCTCATATCCTTGCGCAGAGCCCTGGCCATATCGCGTACCTGTATCAGCACACCTTGTTCCCAGTTGGGCATATTATCGAGAAACACACCGGGCGGCATAATGTCATTGCGGATATAACCACCACGCTTGGTCAGCAGTGTGTCCGCCAGACGATACAATGTAGCGGTTGTGGTGTAACCGGTCACCACCTGTTCACCACTGGCTTCAGCCAGCTGTTCTGCATTTTCACGAACAGAAAACGGCTTGGGAGGAATGCTCCAGTAAATACCCAGTGCAGAATAAAACACGACAATGACAGCCAGAATGCCTGCTGCCCCCCTGCCGCTGATTTTTCCCTTTATTCCACTCAGTGAGTTAGCGAAGGTGCCTGAAAAACTGCAACTACGTAACTTATCCGTTATTTTCAGCATTGTTATAGAAATGCGCTCTTTGATCTCATCCAGAGCCATAATGTCCTCACCACCATTCCAGCCGTAGGGCGCATTATCCTCTATTCACGCACAGAGGGCGAGTGTTTCAAAGCCTCTGGGGGCGTCCAAGGTAATATCCCTGTCCCCCCTGAACACCCAGCTCGCGTAATTTTTGCCAATCTTCTTTCTGCTCGACATCCTGTGCCAGCAGTGTAATGTCACGACTTTTGGCCAGCATTGTCAGCGTTCGAATATAGAACTGGTTTCCCTGGTTGTTGCTGATCCCCCGCACAAAACTGCCATCTATCTTGATATAGTCCAGCTCCAGCTCATGCAGGCTGGTCATGGACCGGCTGACAATTCCAAAATGATCGATGGAAAAACGACACCCCGTTTGCACCAGACGTTTAACCAGAGAAGGCATTGCCTGACCGCCCATCAGAACGGTTCGCTCAGGGACTTCCAGAATCAGTCTTTCTGTCACACCAGGCAGTGCTTTTAATGTATCCAGCAACCACCTGAAAAAATCTTCATCCAGTAACGAACGGGGGGAAAGGTTCACACAGTAG from Endozoicomonas sp. NE40 includes:
- a CDS encoding DUF2333 family protein — translated: MALDEIKERISITMLKITDKLRSCSFSGTFANSLSGIKGKISGRGAAGILAVIVVFYSALGIYWSIPPKPFSVRENAEQLAEASGEQVVTGYTTTATLYRLADTLLTKRGGYIRNDIMPPGVFLDNMPNWEQGVLIQVRDMARALRKDMSRSQSQSREDADLAIAEPQFNFDSRSWILPSSEKEYRRGIDKLESYMNRLPRKEDPAQFYARADNLTRWLADVETRLGSLSQRLSASVGKSRLNTDLAGDAAAQQSTVTEDVIDVKTPWNKIDDIFYESRGTAYALIHLLKAVEVDFADVLEKKNATVSLRQIIRELEATQETVWSPVILNGSGFGILANHSLVMANYISRANAAIIDLRRLLEQG